The following are from one region of the Arcobacter sp. F2176 genome:
- a CDS encoding HDOD domain-containing protein, which produces MKNDIIEKIESLPPLPNSVIELENFRRRPEKEPVELLKIIEQDPLIITTLLRVANSAMFGFRSEVETPSRAVNLLGINFTISIALGSVVQDLIKSNLNAYNISTDDFLMASNLASNIINNWVGEIDFGLKEDLLLPAFLQETGKFIISEIIQEQNKTEEFQEALKTAEGSLSNIEEAFTGFSCSRITANIFKHWNLSHNLIFTIGFVGNVEQCPEEYQRKVKILEVVKILTDIRNPLGDEHIERALQLATKYNLEIEPLVNAIDRIKEKMSEQ; this is translated from the coding sequence ATGAAAAATGATATTATAGAAAAAATAGAATCGCTACCACCTTTACCAAATAGTGTTATTGAGTTAGAAAACTTTAGAAGACGACCAGAAAAAGAACCTGTGGAACTGCTAAAGATTATTGAGCAAGATCCACTTATTATTACAACTCTTTTAAGAGTTGCCAACTCTGCAATGTTTGGTTTTAGAAGTGAAGTAGAAACTCCAAGTCGAGCGGTAAACTTGCTTGGAATAAATTTTACTATTTCTATTGCCCTAGGTTCTGTTGTTCAAGATTTAATAAAATCAAATCTAAATGCATATAATATATCTACTGATGATTTTTTAATGGCATCAAATTTGGCATCTAATATCATAAATAATTGGGTAGGTGAAATTGACTTTGGACTAAAAGAAGACCTATTATTACCTGCGTTTTTACAAGAAACGGGTAAGTTTATTATTTCTGAAATAATTCAAGAACAAAATAAAACTGAAGAGTTTCAAGAAGCATTAAAAACAGCAGAAGGAAGCTTATCTAATATTGAAGAAGCCTTTACTGGATTTTCTTGTTCAAGAATTACTGCAAATATTTTTAAACACTGGAATTTAAGTCATAATCTTATTTTTACTATTGGATTTGTAGGTAATGTTGAACAATGCCCAGAAGAATATCAACGAAAAGTTAAAATACTTGAAGTAGTAAAAATTTTAACTGATATAAGAAATCCATTGGGCGATGAACATATTGAAAGAGCTTTACAATTAGCGACTAAATATAATCTTGAAATTGAACCTTTAGTAAATGCTATTGATAGAATCAAAGAAAAGATGAGTGAACAATAA
- the thiC gene encoding phosphomethylpyrimidine synthase ThiC, which produces MRDWLDNHKDDEVRTQMYYAKKGMITPEMEYVAKVEKIEPELVRSEIARGRLIIPANVNHRHLKPMAIGMASSCKINANIGSSALASDIAGEVEKVDVCLKHGADTIMDLSTGGDLDSIRSAVIEHSTVPIGTVPIYQILHDCKDKIEDLSIEVMLKVLEKQALQGVSYFTIHAGFLLQFMPHVAKRKMGIVSRGGSLMAAWMMHYHKENPFYDAFDEILDICRKHDVSLSLGDSLRPGCLFDASDEAQLSELKILGELTKRAWEKDVQVMIEGPGHVPLNQIERNMKLEREYCHEAPFYILGPLTTDIAAGYDHISSAIGAAVGGWHGASMLCYVTPKEHLGLPNAQDVREGIIAYKIAAHSADIARGRKGARDIDDEMSDARYAFDWNKQFELCLDPDRAKEYHDETLPQDVFKEAEFCSMCGPKFCSYKITQKIVEEHGEAMKAAI; this is translated from the coding sequence ATGAGAGATTGGTTAGATAATCATAAAGATGATGAAGTAAGAACACAGATGTATTATGCAAAAAAAGGCATGATAACACCTGAAATGGAATATGTTGCAAAAGTGGAAAAAATTGAACCAGAATTGGTTAGAAGTGAAATTGCAAGGGGAAGATTAATTATTCCTGCAAATGTAAATCATAGACATTTAAAACCAATGGCAATAGGAATGGCATCAAGTTGTAAAATTAATGCAAATATTGGTTCTTCTGCTTTAGCTTCAGATATAGCAGGGGAAGTTGAAAAAGTTGATGTTTGTTTAAAACATGGTGCTGATACTATTATGGATTTAAGTACAGGTGGTGACCTTGATTCTATTAGAAGTGCAGTAATTGAACATTCTACTGTACCTATTGGAACAGTTCCAATTTATCAAATCTTGCATGATTGTAAAGATAAAATAGAAGATTTATCTATTGAAGTTATGTTAAAAGTTTTAGAAAAACAAGCTTTACAAGGTGTTTCATATTTTACTATTCATGCAGGATTTTTATTACAATTTATGCCTCATGTTGCAAAAAGAAAAATGGGAATAGTTTCAAGAGGTGGTTCACTTATGGCTGCTTGGATGATGCATTATCACAAAGAAAATCCTTTTTATGATGCTTTTGATGAGATTTTAGATATTTGTAGAAAACATGATGTTTCTTTATCTTTAGGGGATAGTTTAAGACCAGGATGTCTATTTGATGCCTCTGATGAAGCACAACTTTCAGAATTAAAAATACTTGGGGAGCTTACAAAAAGAGCGTGGGAAAAAGATGTTCAAGTTATGATTGAAGGACCTGGGCATGTGCCTTTAAATCAAATTGAGAGAAATATGAAATTAGAAAGAGAGTATTGTCATGAAGCTCCTTTTTATATCTTAGGACCACTTACTACTGATATTGCTGCTGGATATGATCATATTTCATCTGCAATTGGTGCAGCTGTTGGTGGATGGCATGGAGCTAGTATGCTTTGTTATGTTACACCAAAAGAGCATTTAGGTTTACCTAATGCCCAAGATGTTAGAGAAGGTATTATTGCATATAAAATAGCAGCTCATAGTGCTGACATCGCAAGAGGAAGAAAAGGTGCAAGGGATATTGATGATGAAATGTCTGATGCTAGATATGCTTTTGATTGGAACAAACAATTTGAACTATGTTTAGATCCAGATCGGGCTAAAGAGTATCATGATGAAACACTTCCTCAAGATGTATTTAAAGAAGCTGAATTTTGCTCAATGTGTGGACCAAAATTTTGTTCATACAAAATCACTCAAAAAATCGTTGAAGAACATGGTGAAGCTATGAAAGCAGCTATATAA
- a CDS encoding Mrp/NBP35 family ATP-binding protein, with translation MANVADIKKELEKVIYPGFTKSIVEFGFLKNVEVNGDAVSILVEITSSAQEVEHEIRTNIKKVLENIGVTNLDLQVKKPEAPKQTSNSVSGKNIAPQIKNFVMVSSGKGGVGKSTTTVNLAVAAAMQGKRVGILDADIYGPNIPRMFGLQGKEVEVIGNKAKPFHAYGVDVMSMGSLMEEGQALIWRGAMIMKAIQQLLRDILWEELDILFIDMPPGTGDAQLTLAQSVPVTCGVNVTTPQHVALDDSRRSLDMFKKLHIPVGGIVENMSGFICPTCSTESDIFGMGTCEALAKEYGTTVLGNLPIEPAIREGGDNGKPIVYFHPESISAKRYMKATETLIEFIDNVSEKAENASIQPTTPPGVSACSTAK, from the coding sequence ATGGCAAATGTAGCTGATATAAAAAAAGAATTAGAAAAAGTAATTTACCCAGGTTTTACAAAATCAATTGTAGAGTTTGGATTTTTAAAAAATGTTGAAGTAAATGGTGATGCTGTAAGTATACTTGTAGAAATAACTTCAAGTGCACAAGAAGTAGAACATGAAATAAGAACTAATATTAAAAAAGTATTAGAAAATATTGGTGTTACAAATTTAGATTTACAAGTAAAAAAACCAGAAGCTCCAAAACAAACAAGTAATAGTGTAAGTGGAAAAAATATTGCTCCACAAATTAAAAACTTTGTAATGGTATCTTCAGGAAAAGGTGGAGTTGGTAAATCAACTACAACTGTTAACCTAGCAGTAGCTGCTGCTATGCAAGGTAAAAGAGTTGGTATTTTAGATGCTGATATTTATGGACCAAATATTCCTCGAATGTTCGGATTACAAGGTAAAGAAGTTGAAGTAATCGGAAATAAAGCAAAACCATTCCATGCTTATGGTGTAGATGTTATGTCTATGGGATCACTTATGGAAGAGGGACAAGCTCTTATTTGGAGAGGTGCTATGATTATGAAAGCAATCCAACAACTTCTAAGAGATATTTTATGGGAAGAATTAGATATTTTATTTATTGATATGCCTCCAGGAACTGGTGATGCACAATTAACATTAGCTCAAAGCGTTCCTGTAACATGTGGTGTAAATGTTACAACTCCACAACATGTAGCCCTTGATGATTCAAGAAGAAGTTTAGATATGTTTAAGAAACTTCATATTCCAGTTGGTGGGATTGTAGAAAATATGAGTGGATTTATTTGTCCTACATGTAGTACAGAGTCTGATATCTTTGGTATGGGTACTTGTGAGGCTTTAGCTAAAGAGTATGGAACGACTGTTTTAGGAAATCTTCCAATTGAACCTGCTATTAGAGAAGGTGGAGATAATGGAAAACCAATCGTTTATTTCCATCCTGAATCAATTTCTGCAAAAAGATATATGAAAGCAACTGAAACATTAATTGAATTTATTGATAATGTAAGCGAAAAAGCTGAAAATGCTTCTATTCAACCAACTACACCTCCTGGTGTATCTGCTTGTTCAACAGCAAAATAA